The Clostridium sporogenes region TATATCCTCCTTCCGGTTAGTTATGTCTAACCTCTAGCTTTAAAAAATTGCGGGTATTCCCCGCTTTTTAACCATCTATTATTTTTTACCATTTGTAAATTTTAGCAAAACCTGCATAATAAAACTCTCTAAGCTGTTTTGCATAAAGTATGCCAGCTTCTTTTTTCATATTATGACGCACAATTTCAAATACTCCGGAGAAGTAAGCGCTGATTACAATATGCAAAAATTCTAAACTTATATTTCCATTTTTAAGAGCATTATCTCCTGTAGTTTCCATATACTTAACGGTATATTCCATTTCAATGTTAACTAGTTGATCTACAAAGTCAGAGAACTCTGTACCCTCTGAACATTCTAAGAGTAGTTTAAAAACATCATAGTGACTATAGATATATAATACAAATTCTTCAGCTTGTATTTCACTATACTCAAACATTTTCTCTTTTTGATACTCTGCATCCTTTTGATGAAATGATTCCTGAATACTTAAAAACCAATTTTTTAGTTCCTCCACTACCGGAAAAACGATAGCATGGAACAAACCTTCTTTGTTACGAAAACGAGTATAAATAGAACCTGTACTAGTACCAGCCTCCTGTGCAATTGTGCGTAAAGAAGCATCTTTAAAGCCTTTACTTAAGAATTCCTTTTTTGCACATTCATACACTTTTTCATAAACTCCCTTAATTTGTTTTGCCATAACATACTCCCTTCGTATTTAAAACAGCCTTTCATAACACTGTTTCATAACACTGTTTTAAATGTACAACTGTATTTATATTTTGTCAAACTGCATTTAATTTAGTTTTCAAGAATACTACCCTAATAGTTTCATTTATTTGCTAATTATCTTAAGTTTACTAAATATTCCATAAGTGTTCGTATCAATAACAAAAACACCTACCATTTATAGATAGATGTTCTTTATATAATTTTATCGTAACCAAGTTGTTATTTATAGAAACTATATATAGTATCGTCGTATGAGCCAAGCTGAGCATCTTTTAGCAGATACGGATTTAACAATAGGCCAAGTTTCTAACATTGTAGGTTATAAAAGTGCTAGTAGATTTTCAGAGCTTTTTAAAAAAAGCACTGGTTTATGTCCCATTGAATATAGACATTTATCAAAGCGGTCTTAATGAATACTTTAAAAATGCTAAAGAATATACCTAATTATTGTATAAAAATAAGACAACAAATAATTGCTGTCTTATTTTTATTATTTAAAGTTTTTCTGCTGCTTCTTTGTCTAGAATTATTGTAACATCTTTATGAAACTGTAAAACTGAGGCTGGAACTTCTGGGCATATCTTTCCCTTTACTGTTTTAGCTATAGCATCTGCTTTTCCTTTGCCATTTGCCAACAAAACTATCTTTTTAGAATTCAATATAGTTTTTATTCCCATACTTATAGCTTTTGTAGGTACATCTTCTATTGAATTAAAAAATCTTGAATTGGATTTAATAGTCTTCTTGTCAAGATTTACAAGATGAGTTCCTGCTTTAAATTCAACAGAGGGTTCATTAAAACCTATGTGACCATTCACACCAATTCCTAATACTTGAATATCTATATCACCAGCATCACTTATTTTCTTGTCATAACTTTTACATTCTTCTTCGATATTTTCAGCTTTTCCATCAGGTATATTTATTTTTTCTTTATCTATATTAATATGGCTAAAGAAATTTTCCATCATATAATGGTGATAACTTTGGCTATTATTCTTTTCTAGACCATAATATTCATCTAAATTAAAGCTTTTTGCTTCTGAAAAATCAATTTGTTTCTTATGATACATGTCTATTAATTCTTTGTACATACCAAGTGGTGTATCTCCTGTAGCTAATCCTAATACACTATTAGGCTTTAGAATTATTTGACTTGCTATCATTACTGCTGCCTTTTTACTCATTTCTTCATAATTTTCTACAACTATTATTCTCATAATTATAATCACCTTTCTATAACAGTTTTAATTAGTTATATGAAAATAAATAATTAATCAAATATGCTATACATATTTTGTGAACTACACTGACTTGGAACCTTCTAATAGTTTTAATATTAATAGATTCCAAAGAAAAAGTAGCTCATAAAACAAACTAGTATATGACTATTCATTTATTTGAATGTGTCTTAGTTTTTACTACTAATAAATGAATATACGTTATTTTGTATATTGAATCTAAACTTTTATCACAATTCCACATAACTACACATATATTTAAAAATATTTTAAGTAATACCATCTAATAACTACACATATATTTAAAAGTATTTTAAGTAATACCATCTAATAACTATACGTATATTTAAAAGTATTTTAAGCAATTCTATCTAATAACTACACATATATTTTTTAAAGTACTTTAAGTAATACTATCTAAAAATGATGTTCCATTCTCTGGGCAAGTTATTCCAAAATAATCTGCTACAGTAGCTCCCACATCTGATAGTGTATTTCTTATTCCTAGAGATACTTTCTTAACCTTTGGTCCATAGACTAAAAGTGGTACCATTTCTCTAGTATGCCTACTGTGTCCTATAGTTGGGTCATTTCCATGATCCGCCATAACTAACAATATATCCTCTTCTTGAAGTTCCTTCATTATTTCCCCTAAATATTTATCTGCTATAGAAAGCTTTTTAAAATATTCTTCAACATTTTCTCTATGTCCACAAAGATCTGTTTCTTGGACGTTAGTACAAATAAATCCTTTATCCATTGACTTCATTTCTTTAATTGTTAGCTTAAGTACCTCTTCGGTGTCTACACAAGAAATACTTTTACCATATTCATTGGAAACTATATCAGCAACTTTACCTAAAAGAGTTACATCTATTCCTTTTTTACCTAATATAGTAGGGATTTGAACCTCTGCATTTATACCGTATCCTAAATGAATACACTGATATCCTTTGTTATAAACTCCAGATTTAGGAGCATTTATACCAATAAATCCATTACCTTTTTCCTCTACAGCATTTAAAATGTTTTCAAGTGTTATATCTTCTCCTCCAAAAGTAATAACTCTTGATACTCTTGAATGTTCTCTAACTATTTTTCCTACAGTAAGTACATCTTCAAAAGGCATTGTATCTAAAGCTGCTGTAATATTATAAGCTTGTCCTAAATCTGCTTCAATATTATCTGCAATTGTAAGAGCATTGTTAACTATAAGAAACTTACCTTCTTTACCTTCTTTTATTTCAACTTTGTATCCTCTATTTTTTAGCTCTTCATAAACTTTATTAATTACAGTTATAAAGCCCTCTTTTATAGGAAGCTTAGGAAGTGTTCCCATAATCTCTTGATGTCCCATAAAAGTATCTGCCCCAAAATGAGTTAATTCAGCCTTTCCAAAGGTAGCATTTTTTTGAAATTTTAAAATTCCAATTTCCTCTCCTAAGGCATTCATTAGTCCTAATTTTTCTAGATTAGGCAATTTCAATTCTGGATTTTTTTCTAATATATGTTTACAGGTATTAGCGCCTACATCCAATGGTCTTACTACTTTTGCATCCTTCATATAACCAACGCCAAAACCATCTAAAACTATTACTATAAATCTATTCACTTTTATTTTTCTACCTCCTTTATAGATATTTAACTTTTCTAATTTTAAAGTCCTGTATTCCTAATAATCTTGGTACTTTAAATTATATAATTAAAAAGTTCTTAGAATTCATACAATATATTGTAGTTAATCATTACTATTGGCATAATATATTGAAGAAATTTAATTTTAAAATTAACTATGCAATTGCTTCACTTCATAAGATAATAAATCTACTTAATTTTTTACTTTAAAAGCCCTATATTCCTAATAAACTCGTTATTTCATTAAACAATATAGATAGTAGGACTATTTAATTTTTCTACCTTGGGAATCGTATATTCCTAGCAATTTTGGGTTACCTTCTTTAATTCCTTTAACTACAGCTACACTGCTGCGTGTAACAAATATTTGTGTTCTATAGGACATAACCACAGTGTCTCCTACATTAGCGTTGCTTTTTAAAGTAATATAATAGTCAATACTTTCTAAAGGTGGAAGACTAGTTTTAACTTTAATAGAATCCTCTATGCTCTTACCTACTAAGGCTTTACTCATATGAGATCTTCTATAATTTCCACCACCATAGCAAAAGCTTTCTTTTTTTAAGTTATGGGATATTTCACTAACATAAACTAAGCAAGGTATTTCCGCTCCTTCATGTTCTGCATGATAAGGTGTAGTTCCTGTTAATCCATGTCCCGGTTCACCATGAGTTCCACCATTTTCTGCTATATTTTTCATATTTGAAACACAGGTAGCTGATGGCATATTTAATTGCTCTATTTTTATCTTTAAATGATTTTCTAAAAGTTTCTGTGCTTTTTTCAAAGTTTGTACATTATTAGTTGCCTTTATATCACCTTCTTTTTCATCATATAAAAAGCAGGGAAACGAAGTTATACCATAAATATTTATATTAGGAAGTTTTTTTATTTCCTTAGCTTTTTCTATAAGATCCTTTAAATAAAAGCCTCCATACTGAGCAGGATAAAGAGTATCCTCATCATCTAATACTCTAAGCATTATATTTTGAACTAATCCAAGTTTTTGGGCTACTTTTGATACTTCCACAGCTTTCTCTACTGAATATACTGTAATTACCTCTGGTTTGGCTTCAATTATATCTTCCATAGAGTGAGTTGGTATTTGAACAAGATGTCCTACATGACCAAGGCTTATATTATTTTCTTTTAAAGTAATGGCTTCTTTGAAATCTACTGTAACAGCCCCTTTATAACCTAATTTCATTAATTCATGGCATACAATAGGATTCCTTCCAAATTGCTTTGTCATAAAATATAACTCTATACCATACTTATCTGCCTCTTCTTTTATCTTTCTAGCATTATCTACTATATTATCTAAATCTATAATATAAGTATCTGGCTGAATTAATCCTTTTTGATGAAGGTGAAAAGCTGCTTTTATTAAATTAGGATTTCTCTTTTTAGTTATATCTAAAAACATTCTTTTATCCTCTTTTCTGTAATACTATTGTCTATTTGTAACATACTAGTTAGCCCCTTCATAAACTCTTTTAATGCTTTCTTTTAAAATTCTTATAACTGTATCTGCTCCACTTCTCATTGGGTTAATTCTTATCATTCTCTTTTCTAAACTACTATCAGCAGCTCTAAATGTTCCAGAAATTCTATAAAACATAGGAACGAATTCATATTTTGATTCTGCGCCTACTGGATTTGGTGCCGCTCCAAGCCTTTCTGATTCTAAAAGCACTTCATTTGCAATTTCTTTTTTAAGTTCTACTAATAAAACCTTTGATTGTGCATTAGCAAGAAAAGCACTCTTTACTCCTTCTATTTCGCCAGAATTTAATCTGTATGCAAGCTCTTCATTAACCTCAGCTTGAATTGCTAAAGATACTGGAGCATATACTAAGCCTCTTAAAACTTCCATAGCTTCAAAGCCTTGTACTTGACTTCCTCCTGAATAATTTAAGCTTATTACTTTGTCTATAAGTTCTTTTTTCCCAACTAATATTCCAACGCCTTCAGGACCTAATAGCTTAAAAGATGAGAAAGCAGATAAATCAGCACCACATTGAGTTCCAATTTTTTCAACCTTCATAACAGCATAGTTATCATCAGTAATTATCTTTATGTCTTTGTTAAATTCTTTTATAGTTTTTATTACTTCTTCCATATTATATTTATCATCAATTTTCTGTCTTGTATATTGTACTAAAGCACCTTTTATTTCCTTATTTTCTTTAAGTACCTTTATTACTTCATCTCTATCATTAAAGTTAGCTTTAACCACTTTAATACCCATAGTTTTGATAGTAACTTCAGTAGTTGGATAAATTGGAGCATCATGTACTAATAGTGTATCTTTACTTTCCATAAAACTAATAATTCCCCATCTTAATGCCCCTGTACCAGCTCCCCTAAGAAATACTGCCTTTTCTTCGTTAAAAAATTCTGCTACAACACTCTCTGCTTTTTTGGTACAGCTAGGTTTGTTTAATCCTTTTACAACGCCTAAATCACCTAGAGATAAAATCTCTGTACCTTTAAAATGCTTTGTTATTATATCTATCATTTTAAATTGAAAAGCTTTTGCGTCCTTAAGTGATATAGATTCTAAGGGATATGTGTTCATTTTTATCCA contains the following coding sequences:
- a CDS encoding TetR/AcrR family transcriptional regulator, producing the protein MAKQIKGVYEKVYECAKKEFLSKGFKDASLRTIAQEAGTSTGSIYTRFRNKEGLFHAIVFPVVEELKNWFLSIQESFHQKDAEYQKEKMFEYSEIQAEEFVLYIYSHYDVFKLLLECSEGTEFSDFVDQLVNIEMEYTVKYMETTGDNALKNGNISLEFLHIVISAYFSGVFEIVRHNMKKEAGILYAKQLREFYYAGFAKIYKW
- the nagB gene encoding glucosamine-6-phosphate deaminase; its protein translation is MRIIVVENYEEMSKKAAVMIASQIILKPNSVLGLATGDTPLGMYKELIDMYHKKQIDFSEAKSFNLDEYYGLEKNNSQSYHHYMMENFFSHINIDKEKINIPDGKAENIEEECKSYDKKISDAGDIDIQVLGIGVNGHIGFNEPSVEFKAGTHLVNLDKKTIKSNSRFFNSIEDVPTKAISMGIKTILNSKKIVLLANGKGKADAIAKTVKGKICPEVPASVLQFHKDVTIILDKEAAEKL
- a CDS encoding phosphopentomutase is translated as MNRFIVIVLDGFGVGYMKDAKVVRPLDVGANTCKHILEKNPELKLPNLEKLGLMNALGEEIGILKFQKNATFGKAELTHFGADTFMGHQEIMGTLPKLPIKEGFITVINKVYEELKNRGYKVEIKEGKEGKFLIVNNALTIADNIEADLGQAYNITAALDTMPFEDVLTVGKIVREHSRVSRVITFGGEDITLENILNAVEEKGNGFIGINAPKSGVYNKGYQCIHLGYGINAEVQIPTILGKKGIDVTLLGKVADIVSNEYGKSISCVDTEEVLKLTIKEMKSMDKGFICTNVQETDLCGHRENVEEYFKKLSIADKYLGEIMKELQEEDILLVMADHGNDPTIGHSRHTREMVPLLVYGPKVKKVSLGIRNTLSDVGATVADYFGITCPENGTSFLDSIT
- a CDS encoding YhfX family PLP-dependent enzyme yields the protein MFLDITKKRNPNLIKAAFHLHQKGLIQPDTYIIDLDNIVDNARKIKEEADKYGIELYFMTKQFGRNPIVCHELMKLGYKGAVTVDFKEAITLKENNISLGHVGHLVQIPTHSMEDIIEAKPEVITVYSVEKAVEVSKVAQKLGLVQNIMLRVLDDEDTLYPAQYGGFYLKDLIEKAKEIKKLPNINIYGITSFPCFLYDEKEGDIKATNNVQTLKKAQKLLENHLKIKIEQLNMPSATCVSNMKNIAENGGTHGEPGHGLTGTTPYHAEHEGAEIPCLVYVSEISHNLKKESFCYGGGNYRRSHMSKALVGKSIEDSIKVKTSLPPLESIDYYITLKSNANVGDTVVMSYRTQIFVTRSSVAVVKGIKEGNPKLLGIYDSQGRKIK
- a CDS encoding aminotransferase class V-fold PLP-dependent enzyme; the protein is MNTYPLESISLKDAKAFQFKMIDIITKHFKGTEILSLGDLGVVKGLNKPSCTKKAESVVAEFFNEEKAVFLRGAGTGALRWGIISFMESKDTLLVHDAPIYPTTEVTIKTMGIKVVKANFNDRDEVIKVLKENKEIKGALVQYTRQKIDDKYNMEEVIKTIKEFNKDIKIITDDNYAVMKVEKIGTQCGADLSAFSSFKLLGPEGVGILVGKKELIDKVISLNYSGGSQVQGFEAMEVLRGLVYAPVSLAIQAEVNEELAYRLNSGEIEGVKSAFLANAQSKVLLVELKKEIANEVLLESERLGAAPNPVGAESKYEFVPMFYRISGTFRAADSSLEKRMIRINPMRSGADTVIRILKESIKRVYEGAN